The bacterium BMS3Abin02 genome contains a region encoding:
- the phoR_3 gene encoding alkaline phosphatase synthesis sensor protein PhoR has product MRRRLFWSMLGIATLALVLVGVFGAVLGQVAVSQETIRQMTREAAAIERLVGNQFLEESGDRITLQRLSVIVRNGELPEDSTLGRRLRTLLATAEQITGGRLVDLGWIDAKRRLHLLLNPTLGEALRFDITTLQDGNDSVVRGRIPGEEDAVLAVAHPMKATRLVIVVFQRATLINGRSFFRVMLIAFGLAALLSAIGARLLARRLSKRGAKLAEAARNLADGDFSARVDLPGDDEVADIARAFNEMADRLEATQSGEREFLMSVGHDLRTPLTTIGGYAEALEEGGLDEASVGRIGGVLSSETGRLRRLIEDLMMLARLDAKEFTLRPESVDVAAHLRGIADTFQQRAADAGLRFLVDVEETGSFETDPDRLAQISGNLIENALRYTPEAGTVTFRVTNKEHSVVLEVVDSGPGIETEDLPRVFDRFFVAHRYRRVRPEGSGLGLSIVHRLVEAMRGTVTVSSGDTGTTFRVELPK; this is encoded by the coding sequence ATGAGAAGAAGACTGTTCTGGAGCATGCTCGGGATCGCCACACTGGCGCTCGTGTTGGTGGGAGTCTTCGGGGCAGTCCTCGGTCAGGTGGCCGTATCCCAAGAGACCATTCGTCAGATGACCCGGGAAGCGGCCGCGATCGAGCGCCTGGTCGGCAACCAGTTCCTCGAAGAGAGCGGTGACCGGATCACCCTGCAACGCCTTTCGGTGATCGTACGTAACGGTGAGCTCCCCGAGGACTCGACGCTCGGCAGACGGCTGCGGACGCTCCTGGCAACGGCGGAACAGATCACCGGAGGCCGCCTCGTCGACCTCGGATGGATCGATGCAAAGCGTCGTCTGCACCTCCTCCTGAATCCGACGCTCGGCGAAGCACTGCGATTCGATATCACGACATTGCAGGATGGGAACGACAGCGTCGTCCGGGGGCGGATCCCCGGTGAAGAGGATGCCGTGCTCGCTGTGGCTCACCCGATGAAGGCGACACGACTCGTGATCGTCGTGTTCCAACGTGCGACGCTGATCAACGGGCGGAGCTTCTTTCGTGTGATGCTGATTGCGTTTGGCCTTGCCGCGCTCCTGTCCGCAATCGGTGCCCGTCTGCTCGCCAGGCGGCTGAGCAAACGTGGCGCGAAGCTCGCGGAGGCTGCCCGAAATCTCGCGGATGGGGATTTCTCGGCCAGGGTCGATCTGCCGGGTGACGACGAGGTGGCAGACATCGCTCGAGCATTCAACGAGATGGCCGACCGTCTCGAAGCGACCCAATCGGGAGAGCGCGAGTTCTTGATGAGTGTGGGCCACGACCTGCGCACACCACTCACGACGATCGGCGGCTATGCGGAAGCCCTCGAAGAAGGTGGCTTGGACGAGGCATCTGTGGGGCGTATCGGCGGGGTCCTGTCCAGCGAGACCGGCCGGCTTCGCCGGCTCATCGAGGACCTGATGATGCTTGCACGCCTCGACGCGAAGGAGTTCACACTGCGCCCGGAGTCTGTGGACGTGGCTGCCCATCTCCGAGGGATCGCCGATACTTTCCAACAGCGTGCAGCAGATGCCGGGTTGCGATTCTTGGTCGACGTCGAAGAGACCGGTTCGTTCGAGACCGACCCCGATCGGCTCGCACAGATCTCGGGGAACCTCATCGAGAACGCGCTGCGGTACACCCCAGAGGCGGGAACCGTGACGTTTCGCGTCACCAACAAGGAGCACAGCGTTGTCCTGGAAGTCGTCGATTCCGGTCCGGGCATCGAGACCGAGGACCTCCCGCGAGTGTTCGACCGCTTCTTCGTGGCGCACCGGTATCGGAGGGTTCGTCCGGAGGGCTCCGGTCTCGGACTGTCGATCGTCCATCGGCTGGTCGAGGCGATGCGTGGAACGGTGACGGTCTCTTCGGGAGACACCGGGACGACGTTCCGGGTAGAACTGCCGAAGTGA